A region from the Maridesulfovibrio zosterae DSM 11974 genome encodes:
- the fliN gene encoding flagellar motor switch protein FliN: MISDDLDQDKLAQEWADALTDDSDGSDPLGEDLGSGGDDDLADEWAAALSESGDAGSSDDDLADEWAAALSESGDAGGDDLLGAGAGGGGDDGLADEWAAALAEDTGDDIRKEKEQEFLRTQTRDADFKDLTNEAKNPRHDGSRRDLDFILDIPLDVSAELGRAKMLINELLQLGTGSVVELTKLAGEPLEIYVNGKLVARGEAVVINEKFGIRLTDIISPIERVKHLA; encoded by the coding sequence ATGATATCAGATGATCTTGATCAGGACAAACTTGCACAGGAGTGGGCTGATGCACTGACTGATGACTCTGACGGTAGTGATCCTCTAGGTGAAGATCTTGGCTCCGGTGGAGATGATGACCTTGCAGATGAATGGGCTGCTGCTTTGTCAGAGTCCGGTGATGCCGGTTCCAGTGATGATGACCTTGCAGATGAGTGGGCTGCTGCTTTGTCAGAGTCCGGTGATGCCGGTGGAGATGATCTTTTGGGGGCAGGAGCCGGAGGCGGTGGAGACGACGGACTGGCAGATGAGTGGGCTGCTGCACTTGCTGAAGATACCGGAGACGATATCCGCAAAGAAAAAGAGCAGGAATTTCTCCGTACTCAAACCCGCGATGCCGATTTCAAGGACCTCACCAATGAAGCTAAGAATCCTCGCCATGATGGTTCCAGACGTGATCTAGACTTTATTCTTGATATTCCACTTGATGTTTCAGCTGAGCTTGGGCGTGCTAAAATGCTTATTAATGAGCTGCTTCAACTTGGTACAGGCTCTGTTGTAGAGTTAACTAAGCTTGCTGGTGAACCTCTCGAAATCTATGTTAACGGAAAGCTTGTTGCACGTGGTGAGGCTGTCGTAATTAATGAGAAATTCGGTATAAGGCTTACTGATATCATCAGTCCTATTGAAAGGGTGAAACACCTTGCTTAA
- a CDS encoding flagellar basal body-associated FliL family protein codes for MADESSEEPKKKGGLVKWIILLVLLGALGGGGFFAYQKFFAAPPEDAAEVAADEAKAVDPDAAPLPGSGFNVTLPVFVVNLADPLGRRYLKLGIDVEVVSEEASAELSKKEPMVKDTLILLLSSKTFQDLSSMENKILLKKEIVDRLNQIMGGSKVLQVYFTDMVIQ; via the coding sequence ATGGCTGACGAAAGTAGCGAAGAACCGAAAAAAAAAGGTGGCTTAGTTAAGTGGATTATACTGCTTGTGCTTCTGGGTGCACTTGGTGGAGGTGGATTTTTTGCCTATCAGAAGTTTTTTGCTGCCCCGCCTGAGGATGCAGCTGAAGTTGCTGCGGATGAAGCGAAAGCAGTTGACCCTGATGCCGCACCATTGCCAGGTAGCGGTTTCAACGTGACTTTACCTGTGTTTGTTGTCAACCTTGCAGATCCGTTAGGACGTCGATACCTTAAACTTGGCATTGATGTTGAAGTTGTCAGTGAAGAAGCTTCAGCTGAATTGTCGAAAAAAGAACCTATGGTTAAAGATACTTTGATACTGCTGCTTTCCAGCAAGACATTTCAGGACCTTTCCAGTATGGAGAACAAGATTCTTTTGAAGAAGGAAATTGTTGACCGGCTGAATCAGATTATGGGTGGGTCAAAAGTTTTACAGGTATATTTTACCGATATGGTTATTCAGTAG
- a CDS encoding OmpA family protein, whose translation MGRDKVKKPADPGGAWLVTFSDLVTLLLTFFVLLLSMASMDHSFITRVTIMPAELGFLDKRGSGRVTAKVKLVSEFLERPWEVLERQNRIKDLLFPDDVLPPEMDRATLNENLKVLAKPEGVALVLTDKLMFPLGKSELDDSAKMLLYQFVPVLDYLGTADVNVSGYTDNVGGMSLSNFQLSGDRAMAVLTYFVKQGIANERLSVSAYGPMFPLYSNISPEGRNQNRRVEILIKTTPHMGGY comes from the coding sequence ATGGGGCGTGATAAAGTAAAAAAACCAGCAGATCCGGGAGGAGCATGGCTGGTCACATTTTCTGATCTGGTGACCTTGCTTTTGACTTTTTTTGTGCTCTTGCTAAGTATGGCTTCCATGGACCATAGTTTTATCACGAGGGTTACCATAATGCCTGCTGAGCTTGGTTTTCTAGATAAACGTGGCTCCGGTAGGGTTACAGCTAAGGTTAAGCTGGTCAGCGAATTTCTTGAAAGACCATGGGAAGTTTTGGAGAGACAGAACAGAATTAAAGATTTACTCTTTCCAGATGATGTACTGCCTCCAGAGATGGATCGGGCTACTCTTAATGAAAATCTTAAAGTTCTGGCAAAGCCGGAGGGAGTTGCTCTTGTACTGACTGATAAGCTAATGTTTCCATTAGGAAAGTCGGAGCTTGATGATAGTGCTAAAATGCTGCTTTACCAATTTGTTCCGGTGCTTGATTATCTTGGGACGGCTGATGTGAATGTTTCAGGATACACTGATAATGTAGGTGGAATGAGTCTTTCAAATTTTCAGCTTTCCGGTGACAGGGCAATGGCGGTACTGACATATTTTGTTAAGCAGGGTATTGCTAACGAGCGGTTGAGTGTATCTGCTTATGGTCCGATGTTCCCGTTATATAGTAATATTAGTCCAGAGGGACGCAATCAGAATAGACGCGTTGAGATACTGATAAAAACAACTCCCCATATGGGTGGATACTAG
- a CDS encoding OmpA/MotB family protein — translation MGRQKKPEEPEGQPLWLITFSDLMTLMLTFFVLLVSMSVVDERRKLVVLGSIIGTFGFGSRGYDVLSHGDSRRTVEVGPMEVQSDLEPIKPLLWEFAEEDLRFESNRFVQILSIGADVLFTPDSTAVSVKGAKILDTILPILKRVKHPVLIAGHTSILRDELGEDYRVEDKNLIPDISWKISLSRSLAVYNYLVRSGMNPEMLKLEAFGKFRPRYTNNDAEGRKMNRRVDLVLDKRSADIAREVKEYQPPKRKDDSFKFDGFEFPIEGTGGAGQQKQ, via the coding sequence ATGGGTAGACAGAAAAAGCCAGAAGAACCGGAAGGTCAGCCGTTATGGCTGATTACTTTCAGTGATCTTATGACCTTGATGCTTACCTTTTTTGTTCTGCTTGTAAGCATGTCTGTTGTTGATGAGCGGCGTAAACTGGTTGTTCTTGGTTCTATTATAGGAACCTTTGGTTTCGGCAGCAGAGGGTATGATGTCCTATCTCATGGAGATTCCCGCCGTACTGTCGAGGTTGGGCCAATGGAGGTTCAGTCTGATCTTGAACCGATAAAGCCCCTTCTTTGGGAATTTGCAGAAGAAGATTTGCGCTTTGAGTCCAATCGATTTGTGCAGATTCTTTCCATTGGGGCTGATGTACTTTTCACTCCAGACAGTACTGCCGTGTCTGTTAAGGGTGCTAAAATACTTGATACAATTCTTCCAATTCTCAAGCGGGTCAAGCATCCAGTGCTTATAGCCGGACACACTTCTATTTTACGTGATGAACTTGGAGAGGATTATAGGGTTGAAGACAAGAACCTGATTCCTGATATCTCATGGAAGATCTCGCTTAGTCGTTCGCTTGCGGTTTATAATTACCTTGTCAGAAGTGGGATGAACCCAGAAATGCTCAAACTTGAAGCTTTTGGAAAATTCAGGCCACGTTACACAAATAACGATGCTGAAGGGCGTAAGATGAATCGCAGAGTTGATCTTGTGCTTGATAAAAGAAGTGCTGATATTGCGCGTGAAGTTAAAGAGTATCAGCCTCCTAAGCGTAAAGATGATTCTTTTAAATTTGACGGTTTTGAGTTTCCCATTGAAGGGACCGGCGGTGCCGGTCAGCAAAAACAGTGA
- a CDS encoding motility protein A, with the protein MDLGTVIGIVLSFGLVLAAILVGSPLGIFISVPSLLIVVGGTIGASLVNYPMGHVVGVVGVIKKTFFSTLESPQDIIDKFMDFANRARREGILSLEPALKSIEDDFLRKGLQLTVDGLEPQVIQEILETEIQYLENRHETGAEILKIFADFAPAMGMIGTVIGLVQMLQTMSDPSTIGPAMAVALLTTLYGAILANLVFTPMSGKLKTRSKEEVLLREMVMEGIISISKGENPKIIEEKLNSFLPPKIRKITD; encoded by the coding sequence ATGGATCTGGGTACAGTCATAGGGATAGTTCTTTCATTCGGGCTGGTACTTGCGGCTATTCTTGTCGGAAGTCCCTTGGGTATTTTTATATCTGTTCCTTCACTGCTTATTGTTGTGGGCGGGACTATAGGAGCTTCGCTTGTTAACTACCCGATGGGACATGTTGTCGGTGTAGTCGGAGTTATTAAAAAGACATTTTTTTCAACTCTTGAATCTCCTCAGGATATTATTGATAAGTTTATGGATTTTGCCAATCGTGCCCGTCGCGAAGGTATCCTTTCTCTCGAACCAGCATTGAAATCAATTGAAGACGATTTTCTTCGTAAAGGACTTCAGCTAACAGTTGATGGTCTTGAGCCGCAGGTTATCCAGGAGATCCTTGAAACCGAAATTCAGTACCTTGAGAACCGGCATGAGACCGGGGCTGAAATATTAAAAATTTTTGCTGATTTTGCTCCTGCAATGGGTATGATCGGTACTGTTATCGGTCTGGTTCAGATGCTTCAGACAATGAGTGACCCAAGTACAATCGGTCCTGCTATGGCCGTTGCATTGCTGACAACGTTATATGGAGCTATTCTCGCCAACCTCGTTTTCACACCTATGTCCGGAAAACTGAAAACACGTAGTAAGGAGGAAGTCCTGCTGCGTGAAATGGTTATGGAAGGAATTATTTCTATTTCCAAAGGAGAAAACCCCAAGATCATCGAAGAGAAGTTGAATAGCTTTTTACCGCCTAAAATACGTAAAATAACAGACTAA
- a CDS encoding YggS family pyridoxal phosphate-dependent enzyme, translating into MSNREKELIENIAEVKDEVLNATARAGRKPDEVKLLAVSKLHAASDIEILYRAGHRSFGESYVQEALAKQEELSGLDIDWHFIGGLQSKKAKYVAGKFSAVHSVDSSKLAVLLNKKAESLGVVQNVFIQVNTACEGQKCGVGEEQLPAFVEEIMELENLNLKGLMALPPFFDDAEGARPYFARLRMLAEGMEKLFGIKLPELSMGMTGDYRVAIEEGSTMVRVGTKIFGQRPGYN; encoded by the coding sequence ATGAGTAATAGGGAAAAAGAGCTGATTGAAAATATTGCAGAGGTTAAAGATGAAGTGCTGAATGCTACTGCACGGGCTGGCCGTAAACCTGATGAAGTAAAGCTTTTGGCTGTATCTAAGCTACATGCTGCCTCTGATATTGAAATTTTGTATCGAGCAGGGCATCGCTCATTTGGTGAGTCCTATGTGCAGGAAGCACTAGCAAAGCAGGAAGAATTGTCTGGCCTTGATATCGATTGGCATTTCATTGGCGGTTTGCAGTCAAAGAAAGCTAAGTATGTAGCTGGAAAATTCAGTGCAGTGCATAGCGTAGATTCATCTAAGCTTGCTGTGTTGTTGAATAAAAAAGCTGAGTCACTTGGTGTTGTTCAGAATGTATTTATTCAGGTTAATACCGCGTGTGAAGGTCAAAAGTGCGGAGTAGGTGAAGAGCAGCTGCCTGCATTTGTTGAAGAGATAATGGAACTTGAGAATTTAAATCTCAAGGGTCTCATGGCTCTGCCTCCTTTTTTCGATGATGCGGAAGGAGCCAGACCTTATTTTGCAAGATTACGTATGCTTGCTGAGGGGATGGAGAAGCTTTTCGGAATAAAACTTCCTGAGTTATCCATGGGCATGACTGGAGACTATCGGGTGGCTATTGAGGAAGGTTCCACAATGGTCAGAGTTGGAACAAAGATCTTTGGGCAAAGGCCTGGATATAATTAA
- the era gene encoding GTPase Era yields the protein MKMSEYKFGWVALIGPPNAGKSTLMNYFLGQKVAIVSPKPQTTRNRISGILSNDDAQVVFLDTPGIHRMRGKMNRFLLDSAWEALGSSNAIVVLFDAALYSLKPHLMEQELAPIIKPVNHSGRPLFVAVNKVDKVKDKAKLLPVMQKAQELWPEAEFFPVSALKGEGADVLLSKVVESLPEGAPMFPEDQVSTVPMRFMAAETVREKLFMSLQQELPYSTAVEIEFWNEEPERGIVNIGAIIYTTKKNHKGMIIGKGGQNLKKIGTQARKELEEMLEMKVMLEIWVKVREGWTEDVGFLRSLGLGE from the coding sequence ATAAAAATGTCTGAATATAAATTTGGCTGGGTGGCGTTAATCGGTCCGCCTAATGCTGGCAAGTCAACTCTTATGAATTACTTTCTGGGGCAGAAGGTTGCCATTGTATCTCCTAAACCGCAGACTACTCGTAACCGCATCAGCGGTATTTTGAGTAACGATGATGCGCAGGTTGTCTTTCTGGATACACCGGGTATTCATCGCATGCGTGGCAAAATGAACAGATTTCTGCTTGATTCTGCATGGGAAGCTCTTGGGAGTTCCAACGCTATTGTTGTTTTATTTGATGCAGCTCTCTATTCTTTGAAGCCTCACCTGATGGAGCAGGAGCTTGCCCCTATAATTAAGCCTGTTAATCATTCCGGTCGTCCACTTTTTGTGGCAGTCAATAAGGTCGATAAAGTTAAAGATAAGGCGAAACTTCTTCCTGTTATGCAGAAAGCTCAGGAGCTCTGGCCTGAAGCTGAGTTTTTTCCTGTGTCTGCCCTTAAAGGGGAAGGTGCTGATGTTCTGCTTTCAAAAGTAGTTGAAAGCCTTCCTGAAGGGGCTCCGATGTTTCCTGAAGATCAGGTTTCAACTGTCCCGATGCGTTTTATGGCCGCTGAAACTGTTCGTGAAAAACTTTTTATGAGCTTGCAACAGGAACTTCCATATTCTACAGCTGTTGAGATTGAATTCTGGAATGAGGAGCCTGAGAGAGGTATCGTAAATATCGGGGCTATCATCTACACTACCAAGAAAAACCATAAGGGCATGATTATTGGTAAGGGTGGACAGAATTTAAAGAAAATCGGTACACAGGCACGTAAAGAACTTGAAGAGATGTTGGAGATGAAGGTTATGCTGGAAATCTGGGTGAAAGTCCGTGAAGGCTGGACCGAAGATGTTGGTTTTTTGCGGTCACTCGGACTGGGTGAATAA
- the topA gene encoding type I DNA topoisomerase, whose amino-acid sequence MSKDLIVVESPAKVKTISKFLGKNYQVAASVGHVRDLPKNKLGVDEDGDFTPQYQVIPGKEDVVSKLKKAAAKADHVYLAPDPDREGEAIGWHVAAIIKEVNQNISRIQFNEITARAVKEALKHPKPLNEQLFDSQQARRILDRLVGYKISPILWKKVKRGISAGRVQSVALKLVVEREKARRAFIPEEYWLFKVHLEGSNPPPFIADLWKVDGNKAEIGSADEAEALEGSLKGAPFEITDLTEKERKRNPLPPYITSTLQQDANRRLGYSAKRTMTVAQRLYEGVEFGDKGTTALITYMRTDSVRIADEARDTAKALILDKYGKEFYPAKPMSYKSKGSAQDAHEAIRPVDANIQPEDVKAFLPADQFKLYKLIWSRFIASQMAPARFWDTVVTINAKNTVWRSKGERLLFPGFMRVTGKTGDEKLIELPKLEKGEVLKVNKLESEQKFTQPPARYSEASLVRELEEKGIGRPSTYASIISTIQDRSYVTLEEKKFIPTELGFVVSNQLSEHFKELMDVGFTAAMEKQLDDVAEGNIEWTSLMKDFVGGFYPTLETASKEMKKGGEDTGITCDKCNSPMVIKFGRTGEFLGCSNYPDCKSIVNFTRDEKGKIVILEEQPVEDTGITCEKCGSPMTIKRSSRGEFLGCSGYPDCRNIKNFERDDDGKVKVVEVPEAMKVGKCPDCKDGELIIKHARTGSRFIACSNYPDCKHAKPFSTGVKCPREGCKGELVEKSSRRGKIFYSCDQYPDCDYAVWYPPIDGPCPKCDHPVLVKKTTKAKGAHIACPEKGCGYTREDDEA is encoded by the coding sequence ATGAGCAAAGATTTGATTGTTGTTGAGTCCCCGGCAAAGGTGAAGACTATTAGCAAGTTCCTTGGCAAGAACTATCAGGTGGCTGCGTCTGTCGGTCATGTGCGTGACCTGCCAAAAAACAAGCTAGGAGTTGATGAAGACGGTGATTTTACCCCCCAATATCAAGTTATCCCCGGTAAAGAGGATGTAGTAAGTAAGCTGAAAAAAGCGGCAGCTAAGGCTGACCACGTTTATCTGGCACCTGACCCCGACCGTGAAGGGGAGGCTATTGGGTGGCATGTTGCGGCTATTATTAAAGAAGTTAACCAAAATATCAGCCGTATTCAGTTTAACGAAATTACTGCCCGTGCCGTAAAAGAAGCGCTGAAGCATCCTAAGCCTCTCAACGAGCAGCTTTTTGATTCTCAACAGGCCCGTCGTATACTGGACCGTTTAGTCGGGTACAAAATTTCTCCTATTCTTTGGAAAAAAGTTAAAAGAGGTATCTCTGCCGGGCGTGTACAATCTGTAGCACTTAAGCTTGTAGTTGAAAGGGAAAAAGCCAGACGGGCTTTTATTCCTGAGGAGTACTGGCTGTTCAAGGTTCATTTGGAAGGTAGCAATCCACCACCTTTTATTGCCGATCTCTGGAAGGTTGATGGTAATAAGGCTGAGATTGGTTCCGCTGATGAAGCTGAAGCCCTGGAAGGCTCCTTAAAAGGTGCTCCGTTCGAGATAACCGACCTTACTGAAAAAGAGCGCAAACGTAATCCGCTTCCTCCTTATATTACATCCACTCTGCAGCAGGACGCCAACCGCCGGCTTGGTTATTCTGCAAAGCGGACAATGACTGTTGCTCAGCGTTTATATGAAGGTGTTGAGTTTGGTGACAAAGGAACAACTGCGCTCATCACTTATATGCGTACTGACTCTGTTCGTATTGCTGATGAAGCCCGCGACACTGCAAAAGCACTCATCTTAGATAAATATGGTAAGGAGTTTTATCCTGCTAAGCCCATGTCATACAAATCTAAGGGTAGCGCTCAGGATGCGCACGAAGCTATCAGACCTGTTGATGCTAATATTCAGCCTGAAGACGTAAAAGCATTTCTGCCAGCAGATCAGTTTAAGCTTTACAAGCTAATCTGGAGCCGTTTTATTGCTTCTCAGATGGCTCCTGCCAGGTTTTGGGATACAGTCGTTACTATCAATGCAAAGAATACCGTTTGGCGTTCCAAGGGGGAAAGATTACTTTTTCCCGGTTTTATGCGTGTGACCGGTAAAACCGGTGATGAAAAGCTGATTGAACTTCCTAAGCTTGAGAAAGGCGAAGTGCTTAAGGTTAACAAGCTGGAAAGTGAGCAGAAGTTTACTCAGCCTCCAGCCCGTTATTCTGAAGCATCCCTTGTCCGGGAGCTTGAAGAAAAAGGTATCGGCCGTCCTTCAACTTACGCATCTATTATTTCCACAATTCAGGATCGTAGCTATGTTACTCTTGAAGAAAAGAAATTTATACCTACAGAGCTTGGATTTGTTGTAAGCAACCAGCTGAGTGAGCATTTCAAAGAACTTATGGATGTTGGGTTCACTGCTGCTATGGAAAAGCAGCTTGATGATGTTGCTGAAGGCAATATCGAGTGGACCTCGCTCATGAAGGATTTTGTAGGTGGTTTTTATCCCACTTTGGAGACAGCATCAAAAGAGATGAAGAAGGGTGGGGAAGATACCGGCATTACCTGTGATAAATGTAATTCGCCAATGGTCATTAAATTTGGCCGTACAGGAGAATTCTTAGGTTGCTCCAATTATCCTGACTGTAAAAGTATTGTAAATTTTACTCGTGATGAAAAGGGTAAGATTGTCATTCTAGAAGAACAACCTGTCGAAGATACAGGTATTACTTGTGAAAAGTGCGGTTCTCCTATGACGATCAAACGCTCAAGCCGGGGTGAATTTTTAGGTTGCTCCGGATACCCTGATTGCCGCAACATCAAGAATTTTGAGCGTGACGACGATGGCAAAGTCAAAGTTGTTGAAGTGCCTGAAGCTATGAAGGTTGGTAAATGTCCTGACTGTAAAGACGGGGAGCTTATAATTAAGCATGCCCGTACCGGAAGCCGTTTTATCGCTTGTTCTAATTATCCTGATTGTAAGCATGCCAAACCGTTCTCTACCGGAGTTAAATGTCCGCGTGAAGGATGTAAGGGTGAGCTGGTCGAAAAAAGTTCTCGCAGAGGAAAGATTTTTTACTCTTGTGATCAGTATCCTGATTGCGATTATGCTGTCTGGTACCCTCCTATTGATGGACCGTGTCCTAAATGTGATCACCCCGTGCTGGTCAAAAAGACCACTAAGGCTAAAGGGGCTCATATTGCATGTCCCGAAAAGGGATGTGGTTATACTAGAGAGGATGATGAGGCATAA
- a CDS encoding Hpt domain-containing protein, whose protein sequence is MKSFEKQLIELNKKYAAALGDRLAELEAYLSAYELSGSDVELVKLYKGAHAIAGSARTFGLPEVTVNAKKLELAARDESEIKILQKNLAALKKCISS, encoded by the coding sequence TTGAAAAGTTTTGAGAAGCAGCTTATTGAGCTGAATAAAAAATACGCTGCTGCCCTTGGTGACAGACTTGCTGAGCTTGAGGCATATCTGTCAGCATATGAATTATCAGGTTCAGATGTTGAACTGGTTAAACTATATAAGGGGGCTCATGCCATAGCTGGGTCAGCTCGAACTTTCGGATTACCTGAAGTGACGGTCAATGCAAAAAAACTGGAATTGGCCGCTCGTGATGAAAGTGAAATAAAAATTTTACAAAAAAATTTAGCAGCATTAAAAAAATGCATTTCTTCCTGA
- a CDS encoding APC family permease — translation MENLEKKYGFWTATAMVVGIVIGSGVFFKADDVLNAAGGSLTTALTAWIIGGLIMVVTAFVFANIATRIEKVNGVVDYFEEAYGEKAGYLVAWFLTFIYYPTLVAVLAWVSANYTVGLLGLKQGVWPISFFYLTGFFLLNYFSPVLAGKWQVTSTVIKLIPLGLVAVVGGVAGLISGQTMQNFVHAAQSVSSSGGGLAVATLSTAFAYEGWIIATVINAELKDAKRTLPRALVVGTIVVMAIYMLYYMGISGVLTNDQVLTEGDAAPVMVISLIFSKLSGTILTVFVIISCLGTLNGLIMGSARGMYSIASRNLGPKAKFFSKVNPKTNSTINSALIGYFLSCMWLVVWYGNFNGWWGQFMDISELPIAFIYVIYISIYIWVMKTFTDLGSISRFICPMLAGAGSLYIIWGAIQKDMFIHFLAISLVIIGSGYLLMNSSKRS, via the coding sequence ATGGAAAATTTAGAGAAGAAATATGGATTTTGGACTGCTACTGCAATGGTGGTCGGAATTGTAATAGGTTCCGGTGTTTTTTTTAAGGCCGATGATGTTCTTAATGCTGCTGGTGGCAGCCTGACAACTGCGCTGACTGCGTGGATTATCGGTGGCTTAATTATGGTTGTAACAGCATTTGTTTTTGCAAATATTGCAACACGTATTGAGAAAGTTAACGGTGTGGTTGATTATTTTGAAGAAGCTTATGGGGAAAAAGCCGGATATTTAGTCGCCTGGTTTCTTACTTTTATTTATTACCCTACTCTTGTTGCCGTTTTGGCATGGGTTTCAGCTAACTATACTGTTGGATTATTGGGACTTAAACAGGGTGTATGGCCGATTTCGTTTTTTTACCTTACAGGTTTCTTTTTGTTGAACTACTTTTCTCCTGTGCTTGCAGGAAAGTGGCAGGTCACATCAACAGTGATAAAACTGATTCCTCTTGGTCTTGTTGCCGTTGTTGGGGGAGTTGCCGGTCTTATTAGTGGGCAGACTATGCAAAATTTTGTACACGCTGCTCAAAGTGTTTCGAGCAGCGGTGGTGGGCTTGCTGTTGCTACTCTGTCAACAGCCTTTGCATATGAAGGCTGGATCATTGCTACCGTTATCAATGCAGAGCTTAAAGATGCAAAACGAACCCTGCCGAGGGCTCTTGTTGTCGGTACCATTGTAGTTATGGCTATCTACATGTTGTACTACATGGGGATTTCCGGTGTGCTTACGAACGATCAGGTCCTTACTGAAGGTGACGCTGCACCTGTTATGGTTATTTCTCTTATTTTCAGTAAGCTGAGTGGTACTATTCTTACTGTTTTTGTTATTATTTCTTGTCTTGGGACACTTAACGGTTTGATTATGGGGTCAGCTCGCGGAATGTATTCCATAGCTTCAAGAAATCTTGGTCCTAAGGCCAAGTTTTTCAGTAAAGTTAACCCCAAAACAAATAGTACTATTAATTCTGCTCTTATAGGTTATTTTCTTTCCTGTATGTGGCTGGTTGTCTGGTATGGAAATTTTAATGGCTGGTGGGGACAGTTCATGGATATATCTGAACTTCCTATCGCATTTATTTATGTGATTTATATATCTATTTATATCTGGGTAATGAAAACCTTCACCGATCTGGGAAGTATCAGCAGATTTATCTGCCCTATGCTCGCCGGTGCAGGATCTCTTTATATTATCTGGGGTGCTATCCAGAAGGATATGTTTATACACTTCTTAGCTATATCGCTTGTGATAATAGGCAGTGGTTATCTGCTGATGAATAGCTCCAAACGAAGCTGA